One window from the genome of Pseudanabaena yagii GIHE-NHR1 encodes:
- a CDS encoding glycoside hydrolase family 19 protein codes for MGTMKAKVATKLKVRPVNSSELTKPNETIDVPVGKTYGFDKFESADNGHLKVTLAANSGVYYVYPPHWDGLTPAQIVSKQQAEALFGNTITDPQLQDLNSCLVRYKITTAPRLRHFLSQIAHESGGLQYTEELADGSDYEGRDDLGNVNAGDGPKYKGAGVIQLTGRANYQAFSNAIADPKVMDGVSYVAAKYPFTSAGFWWDNNQMNALCDSGATVEQVTLRVNGGDNGLEDRQQYYQKACGIFA; via the coding sequence ATGGGAACGATGAAGGCTAAGGTTGCGACCAAATTAAAAGTACGTCCAGTAAATTCCTCAGAACTCACAAAACCTAACGAAACTATCGATGTTCCCGTAGGTAAAACCTATGGATTTGATAAATTTGAATCTGCGGATAATGGACATCTGAAAGTGACATTGGCAGCAAATAGCGGAGTTTATTATGTATATCCTCCCCATTGGGATGGATTAACTCCTGCTCAAATTGTCAGTAAGCAGCAAGCGGAAGCTCTGTTTGGGAATACAATCACTGATCCCCAATTGCAAGACCTGAATTCCTGTTTAGTTCGCTACAAGATTACTACCGCCCCAAGACTTCGGCATTTCCTTAGTCAAATTGCCCACGAATCGGGAGGTTTGCAATATACAGAAGAACTTGCCGATGGTTCTGATTATGAAGGTCGTGATGATTTGGGCAATGTCAATGCTGGGGATGGGCCAAAGTATAAAGGGGCTGGTGTAATTCAGCTAACGGGACGCGCTAATTATCAGGCTTTTAGCAATGCGATCGCTGATCCCAAAGTCATGGATGGGGTGAGCTATGTTGCGGCTAAATATCCATTTACGAGTGCAGGTTTTTGGTGGGACAACAATCAGATGAATGCGCTATGTGATAGTGGCGCAACCGTAGAGCAGGTAACTTTGCGCGTGAATGGTGGTGATAACGGCTTAGAAGATCGCCAACAGTATTATCAAAAAGCCTGTGGCATCTTTGCCTAA
- a CDS encoding J domain-containing protein translates to MARTSDRTTNTQQVNHYKTLRISYNANPAEVKSAYRGLVKEFHPDCNHHLDNHDDIASINLAYEVLSNPQARAHYDRSLGIKHSPHSSSQGVKRSPTKRETHLNEDQKIDRWCKQVYEPILDLLEGIIDSLDEQIDALADDPYDDGLMEDFEDYIDECRGSYAKAQIFFRAVPNPASAAGIASYLYHCLNAISDGIEELNYFTLNFDDHHLHTGQELWRRAEEMRYYAQRAMQNLQTS, encoded by the coding sequence ATGGCTAGGACAAGCGATCGCACCACAAATACCCAACAGGTAAATCACTACAAAACTCTGCGAATTAGCTATAACGCGAATCCTGCTGAGGTCAAGAGTGCTTATCGTGGACTAGTCAAAGAATTTCACCCCGATTGCAATCACCATCTGGACAATCATGATGATATTGCCTCGATCAATCTCGCCTACGAAGTCCTCAGCAACCCTCAAGCTCGCGCCCATTACGATCGCAGTTTAGGGATTAAGCATAGTCCGCATAGTAGCTCTCAAGGAGTTAAGCGATCGCCCACCAAGCGCGAAACCCATCTCAATGAAGATCAAAAAATCGATCGCTGGTGCAAACAAGTCTATGAACCAATTCTTGATCTCCTAGAAGGGATCATCGACAGTCTTGATGAACAGATTGATGCGCTTGCCGATGATCCCTATGATGATGGACTGATGGAAGACTTTGAGGACTACATCGATGAATGTCGCGGCTCCTATGCTAAAGCTCAGATTTTCTTTAGGGCAGTTCCCAATCCTGCCTCCGCCGCAGGCATCGCCAGCTATCTTTATCATTGCCTCAATGCCATTAGTGACGGCATCGAAGAGTTAAATTATTTCACCCTAAATTTTGATGATCACCATTTGCATACTGGGCAGGAGCTATGGCGCAGGGCGGAAGAGATGCGCTACTACGCGCAAAGGGCAATGCAGAATTTGCAAACAAGTTAA